The genomic region CTCGGGCGGCAGCTACTGGCTGCACTACCTGGTCGGCCTGGTCCCGGGGATCGTGCTGCTCGCCGCCGCCGCCGGGAGCGGGTTGGACGCGCCCGGCCGGACGCTGCCAGTGCTGCGGACCGCCTTCGCCCTGGCCGTGGCCTCGCTGCTGGTCGCGGTCGCCTCGGCGACCCTCGCCCCCTTCGAGCGTCCCGAGGACCGGGCCTCCGCCTGGATCTCGGACCACGCCCGGCCGGGCGAGACGGGCGTGGTCGCCTTCGGCGCGCCGAACATCCTGCACGCCGCCGGGCTCACCAGCCCCTACCCGGACCTGTGGAGCCTGCCGGTCCGGGTCCGCGACCCACAGCTCGACCGGCTCGGCGCGGTGCTCACCGGGCCCGACCGGCCGGACTGGCTGATCGTCTACGGCCGCTCCCTGGACACCTGGGGCATCGACGGCCGGCATGCCGACGCGCTCGTCGAGGAGTACTACACACCGGTCGCGACGACCGGGACGTTCGTCATCCACCGCCGACGGGACCGCCCGTGAACCGCCGCGCCGCCCTGCCTCTCTACGCCCTCGCCCTGCTCCTGTGGAGCCTGGTGATCGGGATCCCGAACGACACAGTCGGCGTGATCGGGTGGCTCTGGCTCGGCACCGTCGCCTGGCGCGCGGGCGAGCCGGGGGTCGACCACCGCGAGTTCTGGCGGGACTGGTGGCCCTTCGTGCTGGCCCTGGTCGTCTACTGGCTGGGCCGCGGGCTGGCCGACCAGATCGGGACGCCGGTGCACGTCACGATGCCGATCCGGGCCGACGAGTGGCTGGCGGGGCTCGTCGGCGCCGACCGCACCCCGACCGAGGTCCTGCAGGCCGCCTGGTGCGCCGAGCCGTGCGCGAAGGCGCTGCCGCCGCGGTGGTGGGACACAGTGCTGACCACCGTCTACGCCTCCCACTTCGTGGCCGCACTGACTCTCGGCGCGGTGCTCTGGGTGCGCGACCACAGCGGCCCGATGAGCGAGTGGCGGCGGTGGATGCGCCGCTTCGTCACCCTGAACTTCCTCGGGCTGGCGAGCTACGCGGCCTACCCGATGGCGCCGCCGTGGATGGCCTCGCGCGACGGCTTCCTCGGGGAGGTCGCCCGGATCACCGGCCGCGGCTGGTCCGAGCTCGACCTGCACCGGCAGAACATCGTGCTGCACGGGATGGCCAACAAGGTCGCGGCGATGCCATCCCTGCACGCGGGCTTCGCGTTCCTCATCGCGTTCTACGCCATCTGGCGGCTGCAGACCCGCTGGAGGTGGCTGCTGCTGGCCTATCCGCTGGCGATGTCGACGGCACTGGTCTACTTCGCCGAGCACTACGTGATCGATGCCGTGGCCGGGGCGGCCGCCGCGCTCGCGGCGATCGCGCTGGGCACGCTCTGGGAGCGGCGCCGGGTGCTCCCCCGGGCCGAGGAGCCCGCCGCACAACTGGTCTAGACCAATGGCGGGTAGCCGGTGAGACGCGGCGACCCTCAGGGTCGGTTCGGGGGAAATCCGGATGACGTCCGGGACCCGAGAGTGCTGGAGTCGAGAGCATGCACCGTCAGATCGCCGGTCGACTGACCGGCCCCGTCACCAAGTGGGTCGTCGCGGCCGCCTGGGTGGTGCTCCTCGTGGTCTTCGGCAGCCTCTCCGCGAAGCTCGTCGACGTCCAGAACAACGAGGCGTCCTCCTGGCTGCCGGAGTCGGCCGAGTCCACGCAGGCCCTGGAGCGGATGACGTCCTTCCAGGATCCCGACCAGATCCCGACGATCGTCGTCCACGAGTCCCCCTCCGGCGCCATCAGTCCCGAGCAGCTGGCCGAGCTCGGCGAGCGCAACGCCGAGTACGCCGACCTCGACGGCGTGAGCGGCGAGGTGGTCGGCCCGATCCTGTCCGAGGACGGCCGGGTCGCCCAGACGCTGGTCACGTTCAACTTCGGCGCCGAGGGCTGGAACGAGATGCCGGACGCGGCGGCGGAGCTGCGCGAGGCCGCTGCCGCCGACGGCCTCGAGCTCTACATCGCGGGCGCGGGCGGCCAGGCGGCCGACGCCGCCGAGGCGTTCGAGGGCATCGACACCCGGCTGATCCTGCTCACGCTGGGCGTGGTGATCGTGATCCTGCTGCTGACCTACCGCAGTCCGGTGCTGTGGCTGCTGCCGATCATCGGGGCGGTGGTCGCCTACACGGTCTCCGGTGGCGTCGTGTACCTGCTGGCCAGGTACGCCGACCTCACCGTCAACGGGCAGAGCCAGGCGATCCTGGGCATCCTGGTCATCGGGGCCGGCACCGACTACGCGCTGTTGCTGGTCGCGCGCTACCGCGAGGAGCTGCGCCGGCACGAGGACCGGCACGAGGCGATGGCCTACGCGCTGCACCGCGCCCTTCCGGCGATCCTGGCCAGCGCCGCCACGGTCTGCGCCGGAATGCTGTGCCTGCTGCTCGCCGACCTGAACTCCACGGCCGGGCTGGGCCCGGTCGCCGCGATCGGGATCGGCGTCACGTTCCTGGTGATGAGCACGTTGCTGCCCGCGCTCCTGGTGATCGTCGGCCGGTGGATCTTCTGGCCGAAGCGGCCGACCTTCGGCTCCCCCGAGCCGACCACACGGGGCCTGTGGGCCCGGGTCGGCAACGCGATCCGCCCCCGCCCGCGAGCGGTCTGGGTGGTCACCGCGATCGTCCTGGCCGTGGCCTGCCTGGGCATGCTGCGCCTGGACACCCAGGGCCTGTCCACCGAGGACACCTACACCGAGGAGTTCCAGTCGATCACGGGCCAGCAGGTCCTCGCCGACCACGGCCTGGTCGACCAGTCCAACACCCTCGACGTCGTCACCGACCCGGAGTCCGCCGACGCGGTCACCGAGGCCCTGGCCGGGGTCGAGGGGCTCGAGCCGGGCCCCGACCCGGTGGTCCAGGACGGGGTGGCCTTCGTCCAGGCCAGGCTCGGCGCCGACGTCTCCTCGCCGGCGGCGTTCGAGATCGTCGAACGCGCCCGGGACGCGGTGCACGCGGTGGACGGCGCCGACGCCCTCGTGGGCGGCTGGTCGGCGACGTACCTGGACACGAAGGAGGCCGCGAACCGGGACAACCTCGTGATCATCCCGGTGATCCTGCTCGTGGTGCTGCTGATCCTGGTGCTGCTGCTGCGCGCGGTGACGGCCCCGCTGATCCTGATCGGGACCGTGGTGCTGTCCTTCGGTGCCGCGCTCGGGATCTCGGCGCTGCTCTTCGAGTACGTCTTCGGGTTCGCCGGCTCCGACCCCGGGTTCCCGCTGTTCGCGTTCGTGTTCCTGGTGGCGCTGGGCATCGACTACAACATCTTCCTGATGACCCGGGTGCGGGAGGAGACCGCCACCCGGGGCACCCGGGAGGGGGCACTGGTCGCGCTGGCCTCGACCGGCGGCGTGATCACCTCGGCGGGCGTGGTGCTCGCCGCGACGTTCCTGATGCTCGGCACGATCCCGGTGGTCTTCCTCGCCGAGCTCGGGGTCGCGGTGGCGCTGGGCGTGCTGCTGGACACGCTGGTGGTGCGCTCGGTGCTCGTCACCGCGCTCAACCTCGACCTGGGCGGCCGGATGTGGTGGCCCAGCAGCCTCGACCGGGGACCGGCGCCGAGCGAGCCGGCGGTGGTCCCGGGGTCGGCGGTGCGCGGGTAGGTCGCCGCCGCCCGGGAGCGGGCGCGGCCGGCCTTCAGCGGGACCGGGCCGCCCCCCAGGCGACGCCGAGGGCCAGCATCGAGGCCGCCCCGTAGTGCTCCATCGCCGCGGCCAACCGGCGGCGGCCGGTGCGCTCGGAGATGCCGAGGAGCCGAGACGCGGCCTCGAGCGTCGCCCCGCCGCGCATCAGCACCAGCAGGGAGTCCCAGCCGTCGGACTCCACGTCGACCGGCACCGCCTGCTCCCAGAGCCGCTCGAAGAGCCAGCCGGCCAGGTCGGCGACGACGTGGCTGCGCACCGCCATCACCGACGTCGGCCACCGCTCGCCCCAGACCAGCGGCAGCGCGACAGTGCTCGCGTCGGTGATCCAGAACCAGCTCGGCGGAGCCGCCATCAGCCGGATCTGGACCCCGCCGGCCAGCTCCTGCGCGATCCGCTCCTGGGCCTCGGGGTGGGTGGCGTCCTCGAGCGCGGCGAGGACCCGGGCGTGCCGGCCCTCGCCGCGGATCGCGTCGTGCCACACCTGCTGCATGTCGGGGTCCGCGACGTAGAGGCGGGAGGCGTCCGGCAGCATCACGTCGGTGCGCCGTGACGGCTCCCGGCCCTGCCGCAGGTGCCACAGGTCCACGACCGCCTCCGGACCGTGGAAGATCTCGACGTCGAGGGGCTGGAGCAGCTCGGCGCCGGTCGACCACTCGCGCGCGAGGCCGGGCACCTGGTCGACGAGCGCGGCCAGCGCCGCGAGCCGCCGGTCCATCTCGGCACCGAGGTCCTCGACGCGGTGCCGGACCGCCTCGGCGACCCCCTCGGCCGGGGCCCGGTAGCGGATCCGGTCCCCGTCGAGGACCAGCAGGCCCTCGCCGGCCAGCTCCACCAGGTCGGCACGGACCTCGGGCTCGCTGCGCAGGGCGAGGCCGGCGAGCTCGGCGACGGTGGCGGCCCGGGACCGCAGGGCGATGCGGAGAAGCTCGAACGGCGGGTCGGCGGATCCGGGCACGGAGGGCATCGTCGCACGCCGCGGGCGCCGTCCCAGGCGAACGCCGGAACCGGGCCGAACCGCGCCATCCTCCCCACTCCTCGTGTCCGGGACCGGCCATGACCGAGGTCGGCCACGACCGACCGCTGCCATGGCCGGTTCCGGACCGGGATCCGGCCCCGGTCGCCGCCAGGATCCGGTTCGGGTCCAGAGCGGGCCCGATCTCGAAGGGAACCCCTCACATGCACCACGCACCGCGCCCCCTGCGCCGCACCGGCCTCCGCAGCTCCGCCGGCCTCGCCGCCGCCGCCCTGCTCGTCACCGGCCTCACCACGATCGGAACCGCGGCCGACGCCGCCGTGCCCACCACCGAGCTCGGCTTCGAGCCGAACGACCTCGTCGCGGTCGGTGACGCGGTCTTCGCCGTCGGGTCCGACACCGTCTGGTCCGAGGACGGCGACGAGGTCGAGTCCTCCCACGGCTACGTCGCCCGCTTCGGCGCCGACGGGAATCCGGTCGGCGAGCCGCTCGACCTCGGCGACGGCAGCACCGCGGTCGCCGCGGCACCCGGCGGCGCGGCAGGCACGCTGATCGTGGTCGGCAGCACCCAGGTCTCCGGCGAGGACGAGGACAGCGAGCCGGCCACCGTGGGCGCCATCTGGACCGTCGACGCGGACCTGCAGGGCCAGCCCGAGATGGAGACCCTCACGGACCAGCTGAACGACGTGGCTACGCGTGGCACCACCTCGGCCATCGTCGGGACATCCAGCGACGACGGCTGGGTCTCCACCGGACAAGAGCGGATCAGCCTCGGGCGCGTGGCCCCGCAGGTCGTCGCGATCGGCCGGAACGCCGTGTTCGCCGCCGGCGTCACGTGGGACGACGACGGCCAGGGCATCGCCACCGCGTGGGAGGTCACCGAGGACGGTGCGCAGCCCGTGGCACTCGAGGAGGAGCACTCCTGGGTGAGTGACCTCGTCGTCGACGTCGACTCCGACGTCGCCTACGTCGCCAGCCATGCACCCAACTGGTACGAGAACTCGGGCATCACCGTCCTCGACGGCGACGACCAGACCTTCGTGGAGCTCGAGACGCCGGCGACCGCACTGGCGCTCTCCGCCGACGGCGAGACGCTGTACGCCACGACGGCCTCCGACACGGTCGAGGCGTACGCCACCGACGCCCTGGACTCCTACGACGACGACAACCCGGCGCCGTCGAGCTGGTTCGACGACCTCGAGCCCGACTCGATCCTGCTCGGCGCGAACGGCACCGTGCACCTCGCGGACTCCCAGGGCAAGCGCGTGGCCACCCTCACGACGCCCGCAGCGCCGGCCAACCTGACGGCCGCACCGGACTCGATGTCGACCACCGGAATCTATGCGTCGTGGAACGAGGGCAAGCACTCCTTCGAGCTCGACGAGGAGACCCCCACGGACTACGTCGTCACGGTCCGGAACGCCGCCGGGAACCTGGTTGCCACCGAGACCACCTGGGACCAGGTCTTCTCGACCGACGACCTGGCGGCCGGCCAGACGTACACGGTCACCGTGACCGCCGTCGACGGCGCGTTCGCCAGCCCGGTGTCCACCACCACGGTCACCACCCACGCCCGGTTCGTCCAGGCCCCCGCGGCCGTCACCGTCCAGGGCAGCCTCACCGTCGGCAGCCAGGTCTCGCTGAACCCCGGCACCTGGGAGCCCGGCACCACGCTCTCCTACGAGTGGTACGGCTCGACCTCTGAGGGTGGCGGCGCCATCGGCCGCGGCCAGACGCTCGCCCTGACCGCGGAGCACCTGGGCATGACCATCACGGGTGTCGTCACCGGCACCCACCCCGACGCGGCCGGCGTCACGCTCGACGCCCGCCCCGGCGCTGTCGCATCCGCCACCCTGCCCGCGCTTCCGGCCGGCACCCCGCGGATCAGCGGGACCGCCCAGGTCGGCAAGACCCTCACCGCCACCGCCGGCAGCTGGCCCGCCGGCACCGCGCTGAGCTACCGCTGGACCGCTGACGGCAAGACCGTCGCCGGCGCCACCGGCAGGACGCTGAAGGTCACCAAGGCCCTGCAGGGCAAGCGGATCGCCGTCCAGGTCACCGGCACCCTCGCCGGTCACCGGGCCACGGTGGCGGCCAGCGCGCCGAGCACCAAGGTCGCCGCCGCCCCCACTGCCAAGCAGAAGGCCAAGGCCAAGGCCAAGAAGGCGAAGCAGAAGGCCAAGGCGAAGGCGAAGAAGGCCAAGCAGAAGGCCAAGGCCAAGAAGAAGGCGAAGAAGTCGCGCCGGAACTGACGCCCACGCTCGGCCCGGGCCCTCGGGGCCCGGGCCGAGCCGCGTCCACGGGCGGACCCGTCCACCGCGGCGGCCGCCGTCCGGATAGCCTGCTGAGGATGAGCGAGACGCCCACCCCCCAGCAGGTACGCCGCGCGCTGGCCCGCGCGGAGCGAGGCGCGGCGCTCGACCCCGCCGAGGCCGCCGTCCTGCTGGCGGCCTCCGGGCCCGACCTGGAGCGGCTCACGGCCGCCGCCGCGAAGGTCCGGGACGCCGGCCTGGCCGCCGCCGGGCGGCCCGGCGTCGTGACCTACTCCCCCAAGGTCTTCATCCCGATGACCCGGCTGTGCCGGGACCGGTGCCACTACTGCACGTTCGTGACCACCCCCGGGCACCTCGAGCGGGCCGGGGAGTCGATGTTCCTCTCGCCCGACGAGATCCTCGAGATCGCCCGCGGCGGCGCCGAGCTCGGCTGTCTGGAGGCGCTGTTCACGCTCGGCGACCGGCCCGAGGACCGCTGGCCCGAGGCCCGCGCCTGGCTCGACGAGCAGGGCTACGACTCCACGCTGGCCTACGTGCGGGCGATGGCGGTCCGGGTGCTCGAGGAGACCGGGCTGCTGCCGCACCTCAACCCCGGCGTCATGTCGTGGGAGGAGATGAACCGCCTCCAGGCGGTCTCCCCGTCGATGGGGATGATGCTCGAGACCACCTCGGCCCGGCTCCACGAGACCCGCGGCGAGGCCCACTTCGGCTCCCCCGACAAGGACCCCGCCGTGCGGCTGCGGGTGCTCGAGGATGCGGGCCGGCTCTCGGTGCCGTTCACGACCGGGCTGCTGGTCGGCATCGGCGAGACCCTCGCCGAGCGGGCCGAGACGATCTTCGCGCTGCGCGCGACCTCCCGGGCCTACGGCGCGGTCCAGGAGGTGATCGTGCAGAACTTCCGGGCCAAGCCCGACACCGCGATGCGGCACACCGGGGACCTCGACCTGGACGAGTACCGCGCCGCGATCGCGGTCACCCGCCTGGTGCTGGGCCCCAAGGCGCGGATCCAGGCGCCGCCGAACCTCGTCGACCTCGAGGAGTGCCGCGCGCTGCTCGGCGCCGGGGTCGACGACTGGGGCGGGGTCTCCCCGCTGACGCCCGACCACGTCAACCCCGAGCGGCCCTGGCCCTCGCTGGACCGGCTGCGCGCGATCACCGAGCAGTGCGGCCTCGACCTGGCGCCGCGACTGACCGTGCACCCGGAGTACGTCGTCGCCTCGCTCTCCGGCGGCACGCCCTGGATCGACCCCCGGCTGCACCAGCACGTCGCCGCCCTGGCGCTGCTGGACGGGCCGCGCGCCGGCCTGGCGCGCCCCGGCGTACGCCCGAGCGGGCTGCCGTGGCAGGAGCCCGACGGCGGGTTCGCCGCCGCCGGACCGGGAACGGGCCGGACCGACCTGCACACAGCTGTCGACACCGAGGGGCGCACCGCCGACCGGCGCGGTGACTTCGCCTCGGTCTACGGCGACTGGGACGCGGTCCGCGAGGCCGCCGGCAGCACCGGCGCCCCGGCGGTGCTGCACGCCGAGGGCCGCGAGGCGCTGGCCGCCGCCGAGGCCGATCCCGGCGGCCTCTCGGACGAGCACGCGCTGACGCTGATGACCGCCGAGGGCGACCTGCTCGACCAGGTCTGCCGGCTCGCGGACGACCTGCGCCGCGAGGTCGTCGGCGACGAGGTCACCTACGTCGTCAACCGGAACATCAACTTCACCAACGTCTGCTACGTCGGCTGCCGGTTCTGCGCGTTCGCCCAGCGCCGCAGCGACGCCGACGCCTACTCGCTCTCCCTCGACGAGGTCGCCGACCGGGCCGCGGAGGCCTGGGACCTCGGCGCCACCGAGGTGTGCATGCAGGGCGGCATCGACCCCGAGCTGCCGGCCACGGCGTACTTCGACCTGGCCGCCGCGGTCCGCCAGCGGGTGCCGGGCATGCACGTGCACGCGTTCTCCCCCATGGAGGTCGTCAACGGCACCGCGCGCACGGGGCTCTCCATCGAGGACTTCCTGATCAAGGCGCGCGAGGCGGGCCTCGGGTCGCTGCCCGGCACGGCCGCGGAGATCCTCGACGACGAGGTGCGCTGGGTGCTCACCAAGGGCAAGCTGCCCACCCGGACCTGGGTCGAGATCGTCTCGACCGCCCACCGGGTGGGGATCCCCACCACCAGCACGATGATGTACGGCCACGTGGACCACCCCCGGCACTGGGTCGGGCACCTGCGGGTGCTCTCCCGGATCCAGGACGAGACCGGCGGCTTCACCGAGTTCGTGCCGCTGCCGTTCGTGCACACCAGCGCGCCGATCTACCTCGCCGGCGTGGCCCGGCCCGGCCCGACCCTGCGCGACAACCTCGCGGTGCACGCGATGGCGCGGATCCTGCTGCACGGGCGGATCCACAACATCCAGACCAGCTGGGTCAAGCTCGGGACCGACGGCACCCGGGCGATGCTCAACGCCGGCGCCAACGACCTCGGCGGCACGCTGATGGAGGAGACCATCTCCCGGATGGCCGGCTCCGAGCACGGCTCGGCGAAGACCGTCGCGGAGCTGGTCGAGATCGGGGCCGGGATCGGCCGCCCGGTCCGCGAGCGGACCACGCTCTACGACGCGGTACGCCGCGACCCGGAGCCAGCCACCGGCTGACCCCTCCGACCGCGGCAGGCCGACGAGCAGGCGACGCATCCGGCCGGGGCTACCGGTCACCGGCCTCCATGGCTGTCTCGGTGGTCCAAGCCCTGGCCGGGGCTGCGGCCGCGCTCCTGTCGACGCTCCTCGTCGTGGTCCTGGCCCACCTCCTCGCCCGGCGCGCCGTACTCCGCTGGCCGGCGAGCCGGCGGCTGCTCCGGCACCTCCGGGTGCCGTTCCGCGCGCTGCTGCTGATCATCGCCGCGGCCGGCTGGATCGCCGCCGTCCGCCTGTGGGGCGCCGACGACGCGGGCTGGGACGCCGCCGCGCTGGTGGCCCGGATCGCGATGATCGCCGTCGTCGCCTGGCTGATCTGCGTGGTGCTGCTGTTCATCGAGGACCTCGGCCTGGGCCGGCCCCGCGCCGAGACGCGCGACGACCGGCTGGCCCGCCGGCTGCGCACCCAGGTGCTGCTGGTGCGGCGGCTGACGATCGCCGGGGTGGTGGTGATGGCCGCCGGCTCGATCCTGCTCAGCTTCCCCGGCGTGCGCGCCCTGGGAGCGAGCGTGCTGGCGTCGGCCGGGCTGCTCTCGGTGATCGCCGCGGTCGCCGCCCAGTCGGCGCTGGCCAACCTCTTCGCCGGGATCCAGCTGGCGTTCAGCGACGCGATCAAGGTCGACGACGCGGTCATCGTCGAGGGCGAGTGGGGGCGCATCGAGGAGATCACGCTCAGCTACGTGGTGGTCCGGCTGTGGGACGACCGGCGGATGATCCTGCCGTCGACGTACTTCATCACCACGCCGTTCCAGAACT from Nocardioides pantholopis harbors:
- a CDS encoding MMPL family transporter; the encoded protein is MHRQIAGRLTGPVTKWVVAAAWVVLLVVFGSLSAKLVDVQNNEASSWLPESAESTQALERMTSFQDPDQIPTIVVHESPSGAISPEQLAELGERNAEYADLDGVSGEVVGPILSEDGRVAQTLVTFNFGAEGWNEMPDAAAELREAAAADGLELYIAGAGGQAADAAEAFEGIDTRLILLTLGVVIVILLLTYRSPVLWLLPIIGAVVAYTVSGGVVYLLARYADLTVNGQSQAILGILVIGAGTDYALLLVARYREELRRHEDRHEAMAYALHRALPAILASAATVCAGMLCLLLADLNSTAGLGPVAAIGIGVTFLVMSTLLPALLVIVGRWIFWPKRPTFGSPEPTTRGLWARVGNAIRPRPRAVWVVTAIVLAVACLGMLRLDTQGLSTEDTYTEEFQSITGQQVLADHGLVDQSNTLDVVTDPESADAVTEALAGVEGLEPGPDPVVQDGVAFVQARLGADVSSPAAFEIVERARDAVHAVDGADALVGGWSATYLDTKEAANRDNLVIIPVILLVVLLILVLLLRAVTAPLILIGTVVLSFGAALGISALLFEYVFGFAGSDPGFPLFAFVFLVALGIDYNIFLMTRVREETATRGTREGALVALASTGGVITSAGVVLAATFLMLGTIPVVFLAELGVAVALGVLLDTLVVRSVLVTALNLDLGGRMWWPSSLDRGPAPSEPAVVPGSAVRG
- a CDS encoding fibronectin type III domain-containing protein, yielding MHHAPRPLRRTGLRSSAGLAAAALLVTGLTTIGTAADAAVPTTELGFEPNDLVAVGDAVFAVGSDTVWSEDGDEVESSHGYVARFGADGNPVGEPLDLGDGSTAVAAAPGGAAGTLIVVGSTQVSGEDEDSEPATVGAIWTVDADLQGQPEMETLTDQLNDVATRGTTSAIVGTSSDDGWVSTGQERISLGRVAPQVVAIGRNAVFAAGVTWDDDGQGIATAWEVTEDGAQPVALEEEHSWVSDLVVDVDSDVAYVASHAPNWYENSGITVLDGDDQTFVELETPATALALSADGETLYATTASDTVEAYATDALDSYDDDNPAPSSWFDDLEPDSILLGANGTVHLADSQGKRVATLTTPAAPANLTAAPDSMSTTGIYASWNEGKHSFELDEETPTDYVVTVRNAAGNLVATETTWDQVFSTDDLAAGQTYTVTVTAVDGAFASPVSTTTVTTHARFVQAPAAVTVQGSLTVGSQVSLNPGTWEPGTTLSYEWYGSTSEGGGAIGRGQTLALTAEHLGMTITGVVTGTHPDAAGVTLDARPGAVASATLPALPAGTPRISGTAQVGKTLTATAGSWPAGTALSYRWTADGKTVAGATGRTLKVTKALQGKRIAVQVTGTLAGHRATVAASAPSTKVAAAPTAKQKAKAKAKKAKQKAKAKAKKAKQKAKAKKKAKKSRRN
- a CDS encoding DeoR/GlpR family DNA-binding transcription regulator, with the protein product MPGSADPPFELLRIALRSRAATVAELAGLALRSEPEVRADLVELAGEGLLVLDGDRIRYRAPAEGVAEAVRHRVEDLGAEMDRRLAALAALVDQVPGLAREWSTGAELLQPLDVEIFHGPEAVVDLWHLRQGREPSRRTDVMLPDASRLYVADPDMQQVWHDAIRGEGRHARVLAALEDATHPEAQERIAQELAGGVQIRLMAAPPSWFWITDASTVALPLVWGERWPTSVMAVRSHVVADLAGWLFERLWEQAVPVDVESDGWDSLLVLMRGGATLEAASRLLGISERTGRRRLAAAMEHYGAASMLALGVAWGAARSR
- a CDS encoding mechanosensitive ion channel family protein, encoding MAVSVVQALAGAAAALLSTLLVVVLAHLLARRAVLRWPASRRLLRHLRVPFRALLLIIAAAGWIAAVRLWGADDAGWDAAALVARIAMIAVVAWLICVVLLFIEDLGLGRPRAETRDDRLARRLRTQVLLVRRLTIAGVVVMAAGSILLSFPGVRALGASVLASAGLLSVIAAVAAQSALANLFAGIQLAFSDAIKVDDAVIVEGEWGRIEEITLSYVVVRLWDDRRMILPSTYFITTPFQNWTRRNSELLGAVELDLDWNVDTVRIRQALPAIMADAGPMWDGRVAHFQVTDAVQGWVRVRVLVTSHDAPTLFDLRCFVREQLVVWLREHNPDALPHVRLREDRD
- a CDS encoding bifunctional FO biosynthesis protein CofGH, with translation MSETPTPQQVRRALARAERGAALDPAEAAVLLAASGPDLERLTAAAAKVRDAGLAAAGRPGVVTYSPKVFIPMTRLCRDRCHYCTFVTTPGHLERAGESMFLSPDEILEIARGGAELGCLEALFTLGDRPEDRWPEARAWLDEQGYDSTLAYVRAMAVRVLEETGLLPHLNPGVMSWEEMNRLQAVSPSMGMMLETTSARLHETRGEAHFGSPDKDPAVRLRVLEDAGRLSVPFTTGLLVGIGETLAERAETIFALRATSRAYGAVQEVIVQNFRAKPDTAMRHTGDLDLDEYRAAIAVTRLVLGPKARIQAPPNLVDLEECRALLGAGVDDWGGVSPLTPDHVNPERPWPSLDRLRAITEQCGLDLAPRLTVHPEYVVASLSGGTPWIDPRLHQHVAALALLDGPRAGLARPGVRPSGLPWQEPDGGFAAAGPGTGRTDLHTAVDTEGRTADRRGDFASVYGDWDAVREAAGSTGAPAVLHAEGREALAAAEADPGGLSDEHALTLMTAEGDLLDQVCRLADDLRREVVGDEVTYVVNRNINFTNVCYVGCRFCAFAQRRSDADAYSLSLDEVADRAAEAWDLGATEVCMQGGIDPELPATAYFDLAAAVRQRVPGMHVHAFSPMEVVNGTARTGLSIEDFLIKAREAGLGSLPGTAAEILDDEVRWVLTKGKLPTRTWVEIVSTAHRVGIPTTSTMMYGHVDHPRHWVGHLRVLSRIQDETGGFTEFVPLPFVHTSAPIYLAGVARPGPTLRDNLAVHAMARILLHGRIHNIQTSWVKLGTDGTRAMLNAGANDLGGTLMEETISRMAGSEHGSAKTVAELVEIGAGIGRPVRERTTLYDAVRRDPEPATG
- a CDS encoding phosphatase PAP2 family protein, with the protein product MNRRAALPLYALALLLWSLVIGIPNDTVGVIGWLWLGTVAWRAGEPGVDHREFWRDWWPFVLALVVYWLGRGLADQIGTPVHVTMPIRADEWLAGLVGADRTPTEVLQAAWCAEPCAKALPPRWWDTVLTTVYASHFVAALTLGAVLWVRDHSGPMSEWRRWMRRFVTLNFLGLASYAAYPMAPPWMASRDGFLGEVARITGRGWSELDLHRQNIVLHGMANKVAAMPSLHAGFAFLIAFYAIWRLQTRWRWLLLAYPLAMSTALVYFAEHYVIDAVAGAAAALAAIALGTLWERRRVLPRAEEPAAQLV